The following proteins come from a genomic window of Pseudomonas sp. MAG733B:
- a CDS encoding 5-oxoprolinase subunit PxpA, whose translation MSRLLLNCDIGESFGNWTMGLDAEVMPFIDCANIACGFHAGDPSIMRKTVSLALSHGVKIGAHPAYQDLVGFGRRSMAYAAQELQDILHYQIGALDGICRAQGGRVSYVKPHGAMYNDMMANPAQLRAVLQAVASYDRNLPLMLMATKDNRAAQQLGDEYGVTLWFEAFADRAYDSAGMLVSRQLPGAVHHDPEKIIDQALTIARGDNLTASDGSALHLQANTLCVHGDNASSVAAVQRIREALNRQSAS comes from the coding sequence GTGAGCCGCCTGCTATTGAACTGCGACATCGGCGAGAGTTTCGGCAACTGGACCATGGGTCTGGACGCGGAAGTCATGCCCTTCATCGATTGCGCCAACATCGCCTGCGGTTTCCATGCCGGCGACCCGAGCATCATGCGCAAGACCGTCAGCCTGGCCCTCAGTCACGGCGTGAAGATCGGCGCTCATCCGGCCTATCAGGACCTGGTGGGTTTCGGCCGTCGCTCCATGGCGTATGCCGCCCAGGAACTTCAGGACATCCTGCATTACCAGATCGGCGCCCTCGACGGCATATGCCGGGCTCAGGGCGGGCGAGTCAGCTACGTAAAACCCCACGGCGCGATGTACAACGACATGATGGCCAACCCGGCGCAATTGCGTGCGGTGCTGCAAGCGGTGGCGTCCTATGACCGCAACCTGCCATTGATGCTGATGGCGACCAAAGACAACCGCGCCGCGCAGCAGTTGGGCGATGAATACGGCGTGACCCTGTGGTTCGAGGCTTTCGCCGATCGCGCCTACGACAGCGCCGGCATGTTGGTGTCGCGGCAACTGCCGGGAGCGGTGCATCACGATCCGGAAAAAATCATCGATCAGGCGTTGACCATCGCCCGTGGCGACAACCTCACCGCCAGTGACGGCAGCGCCCTGCATTTGCAGGCCAACACCCTCTGCGTGCATGGCGACAACGCCAGCTCGGTCGCCGCCGTGCAGCGAATCCGTGAAGCCTTGAACCGGCAGAGCGCGTCATGA
- the pxpB gene encoding 5-oxoprolinase subunit PxpB, with product MKLRVEVVALDCLMVRLFDEIAETNMPWMLAASESLRAAFAEHLIDLVPSYTTLMVHYDLTALSPSQARELIAEALIDLSPNARTRGTCHVLPVWYDLSVGPELSLLSQRSGLAVEEVIRRHSEREYQVFALGFAPGFAFMGLVEEVLAAPRLNTPRKKVAAGSVGIAERQTAAYPVVSPGGWNLIGRTPAKLFDRNRDGYSLMQPGDTVRFEAVEHSEFINLGGDDTPLEVQA from the coding sequence ATGAAACTGCGGGTGGAAGTGGTCGCGCTGGATTGTCTGATGGTGCGCTTGTTCGATGAAATTGCTGAAACCAACATGCCGTGGATGCTGGCGGCCAGCGAGAGTCTGCGGGCGGCGTTTGCTGAACATCTGATCGATCTGGTGCCGTCTTATACGACCTTGATGGTGCATTACGACCTGACGGCGTTGAGCCCGAGCCAGGCACGGGAATTAATCGCCGAAGCGTTGATTGATCTGTCGCCCAACGCGCGCACTCGCGGCACCTGTCATGTGTTGCCGGTGTGGTACGACTTGAGCGTCGGCCCCGAGCTGAGCCTGCTGTCGCAGCGCAGCGGGCTGGCGGTGGAAGAGGTGATCCGTCGTCACAGCGAACGCGAGTATCAGGTGTTTGCCCTGGGCTTTGCGCCGGGCTTCGCCTTCATGGGACTGGTGGAGGAAGTGTTGGCCGCGCCGCGTCTGAACACGCCGCGCAAGAAAGTCGCCGCCGGTAGTGTAGGCATCGCTGAACGGCAAACGGCGGCTTATCCGGTGGTTTCGCCGGGGGGCTGGAACCTGATCGGTCGCACGCCGGCCAAATTGTTCGACCGCAACCGTGACGGCTACAGCCTGATGCAACCGGGCGACACCGTGCGCTTCGAAGCGGTCGAACATTCCGAATTCATCAACCTGGGCGGTGACGACACGCCACTGGAGGTCCAGGCATGA
- a CDS encoding MFS transporter, translating to MSAPDTTAIPKASARPGPFDWYRNINQQERRTFWSCKIGYGLDGMDTQMLSFVVPTLIAMWGITTGQAGLIHTSTLIASAIGGWVAGILSDRIGRVRTLQLTVLWFAFFTFLCGFAQSYEQLLIARTLMGFGFGGEWTAGAVLIGEVIRAQDRGKAVGMVQSGWALGWGLTAILYALLFSIMPPEDAWRALFILGIVPAIFVIFVRRLVKDPEIYREAKARQEPSNPSKFYEIFAPGMLFTTIRASLLTTGALGGYYAITSWLPTFLKNERGLSVLGTGGYLAMVIVGSYVGYVISAYLTDILGRKKNFILFAVGSFTIVLLYTQLPVSNGVMLWLGFPLGFFASGIFSGMGAFLTELFPTRIRGSGQGFCYNIGRALAALFPLLIGLLSQTVPLSVGIGAFAAVSYGVVILAALSLPETRGKQLDAQ from the coding sequence ATGAGTGCGCCCGACACCACCGCCATCCCGAAAGCATCGGCTCGCCCGGGACCTTTCGACTGGTATCGCAACATCAATCAGCAGGAACGCCGCACCTTCTGGAGCTGCAAGATCGGCTATGGCCTGGACGGCATGGACACCCAGATGCTCAGCTTCGTGGTGCCGACCCTCATTGCCATGTGGGGCATCACCACCGGGCAGGCCGGGCTGATTCACACCAGCACGCTGATTGCTTCGGCCATCGGTGGCTGGGTGGCGGGGATCCTCTCCGACCGCATCGGCCGGGTGCGCACACTGCAACTGACCGTGTTGTGGTTCGCCTTCTTCACCTTCCTCTGCGGTTTCGCTCAGAGCTACGAGCAACTGTTGATCGCCCGCACCCTGATGGGCTTCGGTTTCGGTGGTGAATGGACGGCCGGCGCGGTGCTGATCGGTGAAGTGATTCGCGCCCAGGACCGCGGCAAGGCCGTTGGTATGGTGCAGTCCGGTTGGGCATTGGGCTGGGGCCTGACGGCGATTCTGTATGCGCTGCTGTTCTCGATCATGCCGCCGGAAGATGCCTGGCGTGCGCTGTTCATCCTTGGCATCGTGCCGGCGATTTTTGTGATTTTTGTCCGTCGCTTGGTGAAAGATCCGGAAATCTACCGCGAAGCCAAAGCCAGGCAAGAGCCGAGCAACCCGTCGAAGTTCTACGAGATTTTCGCCCCCGGCATGCTCTTCACCACGATTCGCGCTTCGTTGCTGACCACCGGTGCGTTGGGCGGCTATTACGCGATCACGTCCTGGCTGCCGACTTTCCTGAAGAACGAACGCGGTTTGAGCGTACTCGGCACTGGCGGGTATCTGGCGATGGTGATCGTCGGGTCCTACGTCGGCTATGTCATCAGCGCTTATTTGACTGACATCCTCGGTCGCAAGAAAAACTTCATTCTGTTCGCGGTGGGCTCGTTCACCATCGTGTTGCTCTACACCCAACTACCCGTCAGCAACGGCGTGATGCTGTGGCTGGGCTTTCCGCTGGGCTTCTTCGCCTCGGGGATTTTCAGCGGCATGGGCGCGTTCCTGACCGAGTTGTTCCCGACGCGCATTCGCGGTTCGGGCCAGGGCTTCTGCTACAACATCGGCCGGGCGCTGGCGGCGTTGTTTCCGCTGCTGATCGGCCTGCTCAGCCAGACAGTACCGCTGAGCGTAGGCATCGGTGCCTTTGCGGCAGTGTCCTACGGCGTGGTGATCCTCGCGGCCTTGAGCCTGCCGGAAACCCGTGGCAAGCAACTCGACGCCCAGTAA
- a CDS encoding DUF2937 family protein gives MLLSYLRLVLFAAGLLIGVQVPGFINDYAKRIEAHLIEAQTGLSGFQNTANQFFKGDMQALVAHYRASEDPIFRSDADSLNNLLTRQVALDKQFQAMQGPWYIRFLQVVLAADPDIRKETWNGYSYQILLTPEAMIWGMSGALLLSFGIECLFRLIDWVVLGGKRLRQSRPIEERDLRGL, from the coding sequence ATGTTGCTCAGTTATCTACGGCTGGTGTTATTCGCGGCGGGCCTGTTGATCGGTGTCCAGGTGCCGGGGTTCATCAACGATTACGCTAAGCGGATCGAAGCGCATCTGATTGAGGCGCAAACCGGTTTGAGCGGGTTTCAGAACACCGCCAATCAGTTCTTCAAGGGTGATATGCAGGCGCTGGTCGCTCATTACCGTGCCAGCGAAGACCCGATCTTTCGCAGTGATGCCGATAGCCTGAACAACTTGCTGACCCGTCAGGTGGCGCTGGATAAACAGTTCCAGGCGATGCAGGGCCCGTGGTACATCCGCTTCCTGCAAGTGGTGCTGGCCGCCGATCCGGACATTCGCAAGGAAACCTGGAATGGCTACAGCTACCAGATCCTGTTGACCCCGGAAGCGATGATCTGGGGTATGAGCGGCGCGCTGCTGTTGTCGTTCGGGATTGAGTGCCTGTTCCGTCTGATCGACTGGGTGGTGCTGGGCGGCAAACGCCTGCGCCAGAGCCGGCCGATCGAAGAGCGGGATTTGCGCGGGTTGTAA
- a CDS encoding MoxR family ATPase: MKFEGTQAYVATDDLKLAVNAAITLERPLLVKGEPGTGKTMLAEQLAESFGAKLITWHIKSTTKAHQGLYEYDAVSRLRDSQLGTEKVHDVRNYLKKGKLWEAFESEERVILLIDEIDKADIEFPNDLLQELDKMEFYVYEIDETIKAKKRPIIIITSNNEKELPDAFLRRCFFHYIAFPDRTTMQRIVDVHYPDIKKDLVSEALDVFFDVRKVPGLKKKPSTSELVDWLKLLMADNIGEAVLRERDPTKAIPPLAGALVKNEQDVQLLERLAFMSRRGTR, translated from the coding sequence ATGAAGTTCGAAGGCACCCAGGCCTACGTCGCCACCGATGACCTGAAGCTGGCGGTCAACGCCGCCATCACCCTGGAGCGGCCGTTGCTGGTCAAGGGCGAACCGGGCACCGGCAAGACCATGCTCGCCGAACAACTGGCCGAATCCTTTGGCGCCAAGCTGATTACCTGGCACATCAAATCCACCACCAAGGCCCACCAAGGCCTGTATGAGTACGACGCGGTCAGCCGCCTGCGCGATTCGCAGCTGGGCACGGAAAAGGTCCACGACGTTCGCAACTACCTGAAAAAAGGCAAGCTCTGGGAAGCGTTCGAGTCCGAAGAGCGGGTGATCCTGCTGATCGACGAAATCGACAAGGCCGACATCGAGTTCCCCAACGACCTGCTGCAAGAACTCGACAAGATGGAGTTCTACGTCTACGAAATCGACGAGACCATCAAGGCCAAGAAACGCCCGATCATCATCATTACCTCCAACAACGAGAAAGAGCTGCCGGACGCCTTCCTGCGCCGCTGCTTCTTCCATTACATCGCCTTCCCGGATCGCACCACGATGCAACGGATCGTCGACGTGCACTACCCGGACATCAAGAAAGACCTGGTCAGCGAAGCGCTGGACGTGTTCTTCGATGTGCGCAAAGTGCCGGGCCTGAAGAAGAAGCCATCGACCTCCGAACTGGTGGACTGGCTGAAGCTGCTGATGGCCGACAACATCGGTGAAGCGGTGCTGCGTGAACGCGATCCAACCAAGGCCATCCCGCCGCTGGCCGGCGCGTTGGTGAAAAACGAACAGGACGTGCAACTGCTGGAGCGTCTGGCGTTCATGAGCCGTCGCGGCACCCGCTAA
- a CDS encoding VWA domain-containing protein, with product MLLNLFNEMRAAKVPVSVRELLDLINALKQRVTFADMDEFYYLSRAILVKDEKHFDKFDRAFGAYFNGLEKLDDHLQALIPEDWLRKEFERSLTDEERAAIQSLGGLDKLIEEFKKRLEEQKERHAGGNKWIGTGGTSPFGSGGFNPEGIRVGDAGKRQGKAVKVWDQREYKNLDDSVELGTRNIKVALRRLRKFARQGAAEELDIDGTIDHTAKDAGLLNIQMRPERRNTVKLLLLFDIGGSMDAHVKICEELFSACKTEFKHLEYFYFHNFIYESVWKNNMRRTSERTSTMDLLHKYGADYKVIFIGDAAMAPYEITQAGGSVEHWNEEAGYVWMQRFKEKYKKLIWINPYPKDTWGYTSSTNIVRDLIEDQMYPLTLRGLEEGMRFLSK from the coding sequence ATGCTGCTCAACCTGTTCAATGAAATGCGCGCAGCCAAGGTGCCGGTCTCGGTGCGTGAACTGCTGGACCTGATCAACGCGCTGAAACAGCGCGTGACCTTCGCCGACATGGACGAGTTTTACTACCTGTCCCGGGCGATTCTGGTGAAGGACGAGAAGCATTTCGACAAGTTCGACCGAGCCTTCGGTGCCTATTTCAACGGTCTGGAAAAACTCGACGATCATCTTCAGGCGTTAATTCCCGAAGACTGGCTGCGCAAAGAGTTCGAGCGTTCGCTGACCGACGAAGAGCGCGCGGCGATCCAGTCCCTGGGCGGCCTCGACAAGCTGATCGAAGAATTCAAGAAACGCCTGGAAGAACAGAAGGAACGCCATGCCGGTGGCAACAAATGGATCGGCACCGGAGGCACCAGCCCGTTCGGTTCCGGCGGTTTCAACCCGGAAGGCATTCGGGTCGGCGATGCCGGCAAGCGTCAGGGCAAAGCGGTCAAGGTCTGGGACCAGCGCGAATACAAGAACCTCGACGATTCGGTCGAATTGGGCACGCGCAACATCAAGGTCGCCCTGCGCCGCTTGCGCAAGTTCGCTCGCCAGGGTGCGGCGGAAGAACTGGACATCGACGGCACCATCGACCACACCGCCAAGGATGCGGGGCTGCTGAATATTCAGATGCGGCCGGAGCGGCGCAACACCGTCAAGCTGTTGCTGTTGTTCGACATTGGCGGTTCGATGGATGCTCACGTGAAGATCTGCGAAGAGCTGTTCTCGGCCTGCAAGACCGAGTTCAAGCATCTGGAGTACTTCTACTTCCACAACTTCATTTATGAATCAGTGTGGAAGAACAACATGCGCCGCACCTCCGAGCGCACCTCGACCATGGACCTGCTGCATAAGTACGGTGCTGACTACAAAGTGATTTTCATCGGTGACGCCGCCATGGCGCCCTATGAAATCACCCAGGCCGGCGGCAGCGTCGAGCACTGGAACGAAGAAGCCGGTTACGTGTGGATGCAGCGGTTCAAGGAGAAATACAAGAAGCTCATCTGGATCAACCCGTATCCGAAGGACACGTGGGGCTATACCTCGTCGACCAATATCGTGAGGGATTTGATCGAGGACCAGATGTATCCGCTGACCCTTCGCGGGTTGGAAGAAGGGATGCGGTTTCTTTCCAAGTAA
- a CDS encoding DUF748 domain-containing protein, with the protein MKRRYSWPLWTFAGLVVLLIALHFALPYLVRDYLNDRLADMGDYRGQITDVDLALWRGAYKINGLKIVKVDGKVPVPFVNAPLIDLSVSWHSLWYDHAVVAEVQFINPEVNFVDGGANKQNSQTGQGTDWRAQLGKLLPITLNEVRINDGKISFRNFNSKPPVNMNATKIDASIYNLTNVVDTEGKRDARFEGKALLLGHAPLESTATFDPLSNFEEFEFRLRAKDIELKRMNDFASAYGKFDFNAGHGDVVIEAKANKGRLTGYIKPLLRDVDVFNWQQDVQNEKKGLFRSVWEALVGGTETVLKNQGKNQFATRVELSGSVHQQNISAFEAFLQILRNGFVQAFNARYERPKPEAG; encoded by the coding sequence ATGAAACGTCGTTACAGTTGGCCGCTGTGGACCTTCGCCGGCCTCGTTGTGCTGCTGATTGCCCTGCACTTCGCCCTGCCCTACCTGGTGCGCGACTACCTCAATGACAGGCTGGCGGACATGGGCGACTATCGCGGCCAGATCACCGATGTGGACCTGGCCCTATGGCGCGGCGCCTATAAAATCAATGGCCTGAAAATCGTCAAGGTCGACGGCAAGGTACCGGTGCCGTTCGTCAATGCGCCGTTGATCGACCTTTCCGTCAGTTGGCATTCGCTCTGGTACGACCACGCAGTTGTGGCCGAAGTCCAGTTCATCAATCCCGAGGTGAATTTCGTTGACGGCGGCGCGAATAAACAGAATTCACAAACCGGTCAGGGCACCGACTGGCGCGCGCAACTGGGAAAACTGTTGCCCATCACCCTGAACGAAGTGCGGATAAATGACGGCAAGATCAGCTTTCGCAATTTCAATTCAAAACCGCCGGTGAACATGAACGCCACCAAAATCGACGCGAGCATTTACAACCTGACCAACGTCGTCGACACCGAAGGCAAGCGCGACGCCCGTTTCGAAGGCAAGGCGCTGCTACTGGGGCATGCGCCGCTGGAAAGCACTGCGACGTTCGATCCGCTGAGCAATTTCGAAGAGTTCGAATTTCGTCTGCGGGCCAAGGACATCGAGCTTAAACGCATGAACGACTTCGCCTCGGCCTACGGCAAATTCGACTTCAACGCCGGCCACGGCGACGTGGTGATCGAAGCCAAAGCCAACAAGGGTCGACTCACCGGCTACATCAAACCGCTGCTGCGTGATGTGGATGTCTTCAACTGGCAGCAGGATGTGCAAAACGAGAAAAAGGGACTGTTCCGCTCGGTGTGGGAAGCCTTGGTCGGCGGCACCGAAACCGTGTTGAAAAACCAGGGCAAAAACCAGTTCGCCACAAGGGTTGAACTCAGCGGTAGCGTACATCAACAAAATATCAGCGCGTTCGAAGCGTTTTTGCAGATTTTGCGCAATGGTTTCGTTCAGGCGTTCAACGCGCGGTATGAACGGCCGAAACCGGAAGCTGGCTGA
- a CDS encoding biotin-dependent carboxyltransferase family protein, with amino-acid sequence MSRLTIEASTPLCLLQDAGRFGVRHLGVTQGGAADWRSMSWANWLLGNGLDASVIEITLGGFTVVAEEDCVLALAGADLGAHIAGEPLAAWRSFRLQKGQRLQFTQPLLGARAYLAAPGGFDAPKVLGSSATVIREELGGLDGMGRALSKGAGLSYSGNSVMLLRELTADQRPNLKLDAPLDLVLGAQIGEFSGQSLFDAFNSVWSLDSRADRMGIRLLGTALQYQGKPMISEGIPLGAVQVPPDGQPIVLLNDRQTIGGYPRLGALTPLALARLAQCLPGAQVRLKPVVQDVAHREQVEYLQRFNNR; translated from the coding sequence ATGAGCCGTTTGACGATAGAGGCGAGCACGCCGCTGTGCCTGTTGCAGGACGCCGGGCGTTTCGGCGTACGTCATCTGGGCGTGACCCAGGGCGGCGCGGCCGATTGGCGTTCGATGTCGTGGGCCAATTGGTTGCTGGGCAACGGTCTGGATGCGTCGGTGATCGAAATCACCCTTGGCGGGTTCACCGTGGTGGCCGAGGAAGATTGCGTATTGGCGCTGGCCGGCGCTGACCTTGGCGCACACATCGCTGGCGAGCCATTGGCAGCGTGGCGCAGTTTCAGGTTGCAAAAAGGTCAGCGTTTGCAATTCACCCAGCCTTTGCTTGGCGCACGCGCTTATCTGGCCGCACCGGGCGGGTTCGATGCGCCGAAGGTGTTGGGCAGCAGCGCGACGGTGATCCGTGAAGAACTCGGTGGACTGGATGGCATGGGTCGCGCGCTGAGCAAAGGCGCGGGTTTGAGCTACTCAGGCAACTCAGTGATGTTGTTGCGGGAGTTGACCGCAGACCAGCGGCCGAATCTGAAACTTGATGCGCCGTTGGATCTGGTGCTCGGTGCACAAATCGGTGAGTTCAGTGGGCAGAGTCTGTTCGATGCGTTCAACAGTGTTTGGAGCCTCGACAGCCGCGCCGACCGTATGGGCATTCGTCTGCTGGGCACGGCGTTGCAGTACCAGGGCAAGCCGATGATTTCCGAGGGCATTCCGTTGGGAGCGGTGCAGGTGCCACCGGACGGGCAGCCGATTGTGTTGCTCAATGATCGGCAGACCATTGGTGGCTATCCGCGATTGGGCGCGTTGACGCCGTTGGCGCTGGCGCGGTTGGCGCAGTGTTTGCCGGGGGCGCAGGTGCGGTTGAAACCGGTGGTGCAGGATGTGGCGCATCGCGAACAAGTCGAGTATTTGCAGCGTTTCAACAACCGCTAA
- the cysK gene encoding cysteine synthase A produces the protein MSRIFADNAHSIGNTPLVQINRIAPRGVTILAKIEGRNPGYSVKCRIGANMIWDAESTGKLKPGMTIVEPTSGNTGIGLAFVAAARGYKLMLTMPSSMSIERRKVLKALGAELVLTEPAKGMKGAIEKAGEIVASDPSKYFMPAQFDNPANPAIHEKTTGPEIWNDTDGAVDVLVSGVGTGGTITGVSRYIKNTQGKPIISVAVEPIVSPVITQALAGEEIKPSPHKIQGIGAGFVPKNLDLSIVDRVELVSDEESKTMALRLMQEEGILCGISCGAAMAVAVRLAETPEMQGKTIVVILPDSGERYLSSMLFSDLFTEQENQQ, from the coding sequence ATGAGCCGTATTTTCGCTGACAACGCCCATTCCATCGGCAATACACCGCTGGTGCAGATCAACCGCATCGCCCCGCGTGGTGTGACCATCCTGGCGAAGATCGAAGGGCGCAACCCCGGTTACTCGGTCAAGTGCCGTATCGGCGCGAACATGATCTGGGACGCCGAAAGCACCGGCAAACTCAAGCCAGGCATGACCATTGTCGAACCGACCTCCGGCAATACCGGCATCGGCCTGGCCTTCGTCGCGGCCGCGCGGGGCTATAAGTTGATGCTGACCATGCCTTCTTCCATGAGCATCGAGCGACGCAAGGTGCTCAAGGCGCTGGGCGCGGAACTGGTACTGACGGAGCCGGCCAAGGGCATGAAGGGCGCGATCGAGAAAGCGGGCGAAATCGTCGCCAGCGATCCGTCCAAATACTTCATGCCGGCGCAATTCGATAACCCGGCCAACCCGGCCATCCACGAAAAAACCACTGGTCCGGAAATCTGGAACGATACGGACGGCGCAGTGGATGTTTTGGTGTCAGGTGTCGGAACCGGGGGAACCATTACCGGCGTCTCGCGGTATATCAAGAATACCCAAGGCAAACCGATCATCTCGGTGGCGGTGGAGCCGATCGTATCGCCGGTGATTACCCAGGCGCTGGCCGGCGAAGAGATCAAGCCGAGCCCGCACAAAATCCAGGGTATCGGTGCCGGTTTCGTGCCGAAGAACCTGGACCTGTCTATCGTTGATCGGGTGGAATTGGTCAGCGACGAAGAGTCCAAGACCATGGCACTGCGTTTGATGCAGGAAGAAGGGATTCTATGCGGCATCTCCTGCGGTGCGGCGATGGCGGTGGCGGTGCGGCTGGCCGAGACACCGGAAATGCAGGGCAAGACGATCGTGGTGATCTTGCCGGATTCCGGTGAGCGATACCTGTCGAGCATGTTGTTCAGCGACCTGTTTACCGAGCAGGAGAACCAGCAGTAA
- a CDS encoding LysR family transcriptional regulator, with protein sequence MNLKFLETFVWVARLKSFRLTADKLFTTQASISSRIAVLESELGVKLFLRDSRGVSLTPEGLKVLDYAEQMMDTMQALKQSIETRSSKAGRVRIGVMDTVIHTWLSPLVAQMTDHYPLVEIELVADTSLNLCDQLQKGFLDVILQTDLLRQESVRSLELASHPMGWIVASNSLYNREYSGVADLANERIITYSKNSHPHQEVLALMQANGVTAPRLNCVNSVSAITRLLRDGFGIGALPPVLVAEELARGELTLLDIDQRPPDLQVVVSWRVGVEWVEEIVALCQQVLEGYAQKVGENYIVLAV encoded by the coding sequence ATGAACCTGAAGTTTCTCGAGACGTTTGTCTGGGTCGCCCGACTCAAGAGTTTTCGCCTGACCGCCGACAAACTCTTCACCACCCAGGCGTCGATTTCCAGCCGCATCGCCGTGCTTGAAAGCGAGCTCGGTGTGAAGCTTTTCCTGCGTGATTCGCGTGGCGTGAGCCTGACGCCCGAAGGCTTGAAAGTGCTCGATTACGCCGAGCAGATGATGGACACCATGCAGGCGCTCAAGCAGTCGATCGAAACCCGTTCGAGCAAGGCCGGGCGCGTACGCATTGGCGTGATGGACACCGTGATCCACACCTGGCTCAGCCCGTTGGTGGCGCAGATGACCGATCACTATCCGCTGGTGGAAATCGAGTTGGTGGCCGATACCTCGCTGAACCTCTGCGATCAGCTGCAAAAAGGCTTCCTCGATGTGATCCTGCAAACCGACCTGTTGCGCCAGGAAAGTGTGCGCAGCCTGGAACTGGCCAGCCACCCGATGGGCTGGATCGTCGCCAGCAATTCGCTGTACAACCGTGAGTATTCAGGCGTCGCCGACCTCGCGAATGAGCGGATCATCACCTATTCGAAAAACTCCCATCCGCATCAGGAAGTGCTGGCGTTGATGCAGGCCAACGGCGTAACGGCGCCGCGACTCAATTGTGTGAATTCGGTGTCGGCAATCACCCGCTTGTTGCGTGACGGCTTTGGCATCGGCGCGTTACCGCCGGTGCTGGTGGCCGAGGAACTGGCGCGCGGGGAATTGACCTTGCTGGATATCGATCAGCGGCCACCGGACTTACAGGTGGTGGTGTCGTGGCGGGTGGGCGTTGAGTGGGTCGAGGAGATTGTGGCGTTGTGTCAGCAGGTGTTGGAGGGGTATGCGCAGAAGGTGGGTGAGAATTACATCGTGTTGGCTGTTTAA